ggagctacactacagaaaaggggattttttttaaaagaaagattactttttttactaaactgggtactggcagacagctgccagtacccaagatggcgccgctaagtcagagggggagggttagagagctgtttggtgggggatcagtgaggttgggggctaagggggatcctacaaagcagcatatgtaaatatgcttaaaaaaaacctacaaaaaaaaccaaatataccttttattttagtactggcagagattctgccagtacttaagatggcagggacaattgtggggtgggggagggaagagagctgtttgggagggatcagggggtctgatgtttcaggtgggaggctgagctttacactaaagctaaaattaaccctgcaagctccctacaagctaaataattaaccccttcactgctagccataatacatgtgtgatgtgcagcggcatttagtggccttctaattaccaaaaagcaacgccaaagccatatatgtctgctatttctgaacaaaggggatccaagagaagcatttacaaccatttatgccataattgcacaaactgtttgtaaatgatttcagtaagaaaccgaaaattgtgaaaaattttacgttttttttttttatttgatcgcatttacggtgaaatggtggcatgaaatataccaaaatgggcctagatcaatacttgtggttgtctactacactacactaaagctaaaattaccccaaaaagctccctacatgctccctaattaaccccttcactgctgggcataatacacgtgtggtgcgcagtggcatttagtggccttctaattaccaaaaagcaacgccaaagccatatatgtccactatttctgaacaaaggggatcccagagaagaatttacaataatttatgccataattgcacaagctgtttgtaaataatttcagtgagaaacaaaaagtttgtgaaaacatttgtgaaaaagtgaacgattttttgtatttgatcgaatttggcggtgaaatggtggcatgaaatataccaaaatgggcctagatcaatactttgggatgtcttctaaaaaaaaatatatacatgtcaatggatattcagagattcctgaaagatatcagtgttgcaatgtaactagcgctagttttgaaaaaaataatggtttggaaatagcaaagtgctacttgtatttatggccctataacttacaaaaaagcaaagaagatgtaaacactgggtatttctaaactcagaacaaaatttagaaactttttagcatgggtgttttttggtggtagtagatatgtaacagattttgggggtcaaagttagaaaaagtgtgtttttttccattttttccacatattttataaaaaaatttatagtaaattataagatatgatgaaaataatggtatctttagaaagtccatttaatggcgagaaaaacggtatataatatgtgtgggtacagtaaatgagtaagaggaaaattacagctaaacacaaacacagcaaaaatttaaaaatagccttggtcccaaacggtcagaatatggaaaagtgctgtggtcattaaagggttaatcaggaaacagaagtgcaggcaagtacttctgacaccatgtcatgagatgcaggatacagcatagaaggtacaacgctattttattgcagagcattgaattaaacagcttgtacaacacatctaacttggtaactgcgacatagacaataacggccctaaaccatACCCCCATTCGGAGACGTCacgtcccactctcatcacaagaaTTATTCTCAGTGCCACAGAATGTCAATGATGGAGCTGGGACAGGCTCACACGCAGATACACCAGGATGGTTGGGTGCACAGATTCCTTGCATGTTCAGCAGCAGAGGGGCATTTATCTCTACCTAGGGTACATAAAAAGGAAGGTGCAGAAAGCGGGGTGATTGGATGGCCCTATGGCAGATCTGGAGGTGTCTATATCTGTAGCCAGCATCTGAGCTGATGTGATGGCCAGGGGACAATCTTGGCTTGGATGGGTCTTCTTTACTTGGGAGCCACCTTGAGTCATCACAGAAGAACCAGACTGGGCTGTGTGTGCTCCTCTCAGAATCCCAGCCTAAAAATAGTCTTCCCCTGCAGGAATCTGTCAGGGCTGGTGATAGAGTAGCAGGATGGTTGGGGGATTGTTTCACCGCCTTGAAGTCAGATTGTTGCCCTTTGCCGTGGCCACCTGTAGCTTGTTCTTCTCCTAAGCTTTTTTTGTGTGCCACTTAACCTTTCTAAAAGGGGCAGCATCCCAGGTCCTTTATGTTATTTCCATACAAAGCAGCACTCCCTTCTAGCTTGAGACAGAGCTGCAGCCCTATTGTTTGCAATGAGCTGCTAATCAGAGAATTACTGCCATCTGTCCCTGAGTTACAGTAATATATCCAACCACATTCTGCTGCAATTTATGTTCTTATGGCACTGTTGGAATACACTATAAAATACTAAaacacaatagatagatagatagatagatagatagatagatagatagatagatagatagatgagagagagggtatattagataaatagatagataatatattacATAAAAGGTCCATCTATATatcgatagacagacagataggtagGTAGATTAGACTAGTAAaagatgaaatacatttttaatctATCTGTCTAGCTATAGTTAGATGAACAATGCATTTAATATATTATCTGACTGTCTATCTATTGGCTAATAGGGACTACTCCAAaacaaaaaagggacatgaaagtcaaaattaaactttcatgattgagacagagtatgacgttttaagagactcttcaatttacttctattattaaatgtacttcattctattgatatccttttaaacatacctaggtagcctcaggagcaataatacacactactggaagctagctggtgattggtggctaatcacatgcctcttgtcattaaatcacctgatgtgttcagacagctagaaaccagtagtacattgctgctctggagctgatttaaactttgtgtaatatgtaggcaatagtgcaataataaaatgcactaacacatttattgtgttttatttctgCTTGAAATGTAGTCGATTCCGAAATCtcacttatttttttcaaaaaaagttggcaaccctagtgtgggtgcacttaatgtgaaagaggtaaattatggttgagCAAACATATAGCTCAAACTCTAGGCTTTGctttcaatgcagtagaattgcataattaaaaagtgcataataaaaagacaatgcaatagcacctaccctaaatttcaaataagcagtagatttttttctgacaaattgatttttttctcccatttttccagccccctgtaccatgtgacagacaacaGCCTAGTATACATAtagcctgtgagcttgtgcacatgctcagtagaatcttgttccccagaaagtgtgtatataaaaagactgtgcaaaatttgataatggaagtaaattggaaagtgtcttaaaactgctgctcataatcataaaagtttattttgagttgtgcttccctttaaggggttaaaataaatggaTTGATTGTAACAAATATTACCATATACTCtaggaaataaatattaaaaaacaataaataaaacacatacataagcaaccttaaagggacattaaacactttgagatggtaatataaaatgataaattgtatataataaaacaactctgcaatatactttcattatgtattttgtcctctttgcctgtaattccattctgaaattgtgagcttttcagtttctgttagaaatggaagtgcagaacactgttaaatccagcacaaccattggctgcacactctagtgaactatttataactgaccctaattggccacagcagagaaggtaacacaagttacaacatggcagctcccagtgttttatagacactaaaactttacacttattttgtcactttttaaacaactaatgaaactttaaaaaatacatctacatgttagtcatggactaatcttttctttgcatcattctatctagcatgtatttagtgtttaatgtcccttaatgtttctATATTTAATACTGTTGTGTATTGATTGGTCTTTCAAGGACAAACTAAAATGACAAATTTCTTAACGCTGCAAAGCTATCACTGTTGGCAGCCTGATAAGTGTCCTTGATATCATGGCACAGCTTTCCACCATTATCATAGTGACAAGGGATGGTAAACAACACTTTACTTATTGTTCCATTACTATCAGCAACCAGCTCCCTCATTCAGATACAGTCTTTCTAGATAGTGCAGCATAGGCCACGCCTTGCATCTTGTGAATGAAAACACTCTACTAGGAATAAAGTTCAAGGTAATTTTAGAACACAGTCATATTACTGTTCAACTTGCTGAGCATATAAAAAGAACAGCACACCTACTAGTTTGGCAGAAAATCTGCTTTGTCTGTCAGAAATTGTGTGTATCAGTTCATGATCTTCACTCTCCACTCTTTGCAGCGCAGTCATGGCTTGCACTTctgaaaaatatagaaaatgtcAATGTAATCGAGATCCGGTCAACAGTATTCTGTTTCAAATGCTCAACAAGAAAAATAACACCCAGCATGACAGTCATTTACATATCTGTAGCTCTGCAAGAGGATGCCCTTGTGAGGACAATCAAAAAGTGTCTCTGAAGAATCCTGAAGTCACCTGCAAAAAGGCATCCGAGGTACTACTGAAGACAGTGGCTTTTATCAGAAATGTTCCATCCTTCTATCAGTTACCACAAGAGGACCAGATGTTGCTTGTTCAAAAATGTTGGGCTCCACTCTTTGTTATGGGCCTTGCTCAAGATAAAGTTCATTTTGAGCTGCAAGAACAGTCTGCCCCCAGTTTATTGAAGAAAATCCTTCTTAATCAATCAGATGGTGTTGGTGATGTCTCATTAAGAACTGATACTAATGGAGTCCCATTAATAGATGTAAAGAGAATTCAAATGTGTCTGCGCAAATTCTGGAATTTAGACATCTGTGCAAAGGAATATGCCTATCTTAAGGGACTGGTTCTGTTCAACCCAGGTAATACTTATGACTATATTTTAGCTTTCACATCACTGATGCATTCTTGTTTTAGAGTTCTGGCTGGATACAATTagttttaataaagatatattattttattattatttaagtgtAATAATTCTAAAATTTTCATCAACAATTGTGTGCCCTGTTCTTGCTCCTGTTTGCAGATGAAAATTAGTGTAAAATAATGCACCAgtatccctaaattaaaataaataaatgttatatatatatatatatatatatatatttacacatacagtatatagagtatatatatatatatatatatatatatacacagtatatacagtatatatatatatatatatatatatatatatatatatatatatatatagtgaatagtGCAGTATGAGAAATTGCCTATTATATAAAGGTGCTGAGATAACAAAAGGGTGCTTTGTCAGTTAGAATATTGCTTTCACCTATAATATCTTTTGGAGAATTAACATAATAATATAGGAAGATGTGCCGTAGTATATACTGGGATGgggtttcccaactccagtcctcattgGTCACTAGCATGCCAGATTTTAGTAGAATTATCTTGGATGAAAAAATATTACGGAACTGCATTTAATGAACAGGTGATGATTATATCAGCCATACTGTAGATGGGACATACTGAAAACCTGAGTTAGGAACCCTTCTCTAAGATAACCTCACAAGGAAAAGAAGTGACCTGCAagaccttaaagagacatgaaacctacattttttctttcatgactcagttagagcagcatttttaaacaactttctaatttacttctattatcagttttttttgttctcttgggatattttgttgaaaagcagggacttaagcttagatgccagcccatttctggagctctatatggcagcagttttgcaagaatgttatccatttgcaagagcactatttcctgccatatagtgttccagatgcctacctaggtatctcttcaacatagaatttcatgggaaagaatcaaatttgataatagaagtaaattggaaagtttttttttaaatggtaggctctgtctgaatcacaaaaatatcTATAAAAAGATTTAACAACAAGATTTTCTTTGggacaaatataaaaaaagaatttattttCTTGGTCATACCTCACTAGATTCAATAGAAGCTCAAAGAACTTTCTGTTGGAAGAAACATCTGTATATTCCTATGATctcagaacaaaaaaaacaaaacaacattttattcTGACGGCTAAAGTGTTAAGAGTTCTTTATAACAAGCTGAATATGCACTACAATCATATAGTAAATGAGTGAACTATTGTAAATATTAACATGCTCTTACTGTTTTGTTAGTCTTTTGAGAGTATTAGTTCATAGGTTATGTataattattattgctattatattattattttctaaaaaatacttatagtaaaggaacatgaaattcattttttttttctttcatgatttagaaagagcatgcaatttaaacaactttccaatttacttctattatctaatttgcttcgttttcttgatatcctttgttgaaaatcatattttaataggctcattagctgctgattggtggctgcacatagatgcctcatataaTTTGCTCCCCCATGGGCATTgctattgcttcaacaaaggatatctaaagaatgaagcaaattagataatagaagtaaattggaatgttgtttaaaattgtattgtctatctgaataatgaaataaatattttgggtttcatgtccctttaagtctttggtgtatttttttaaaataaataaaaaatagtatcaATAGAATAACAAAAAAAGAGTGAACTAAATGTATCATTAGACTAATAGGGAACTGTCCAATATAATTACTTAATTATTATGAAAGTATTTTAGTTTATAAAAGAAAAGACATTCTTGCAAAAGCTCTCTTACCTAGGTAATGTGTTGGATTATAAAACACATTGGCTTTGCACCACAGAAACTCAAATACAACATTTCGGTCCATCAGAAAACAGTTCTCCTGCACCTTTTTACATAATAATAAACATGATATCTTCCCAATTTAATAAAACGTTATGTTAAAATATAGCACAgataatatatgtttatttttaattgcaattaagttatatgaaattaaaattttatatttcacaAATTGATATTAAAGGTTATGTAAAACAAaacctatattaaaatatattagtcagtCCCTATCAATACTGAATAAATAGGCTAAGCTTCACTTTTGCTTTGGGAGAGTACGTTTTGTTTCAGTAAATGACTGTGAAATCCTATGAATAAACTCCctgttatttaggttttttttcaagttTAACCAGATttgtgtttaattgtatataaaattaagacACCCCAACTATTTAAATAGATAGGAATggcacagaaaataaaaataattttaataaagacAAACATCACCCAAGCTACGGAATTACACCGCAAAATTGTATGGATTGGAATGTGGCCTTTGACAGCAGTTTGCATACTTTTGCAAGGACTCTCAAATTTCTAAAAATATTAACTTTTATGACTGTATTGAGGATTTTACCCACCCTGGGTATAAAATGTTACAGTTTTATTAGTACTTCACATTCTAATGAGGCAGTTCTCATTGTAGAATATATCTAGTTCTTAATTCTacttatccaaaaataaaaataaaagtttaatagaaaaacaaatgtcTTAAtacataaacacatgaatataaaaGCCATTAATACATAAAACCCCTTTtctagaaaatatttgttcaattcATCAACCATGGGGACCAAGTGGTCTTTTTTCTGTCCGCATGCCAGTTATTCTCTGTCAGCACACTAGATAGagaaataatataaaatagtaGATATAATATTAAAGGTAAGCATTTGAGGTTGAATTCATAGAGAGTTTATTGAAACAAATAGCGAACATACAGGGCCACATTATCCATTAGGCAAAGTGGTCAACTGTCTAGGGGTGCCTTCTATGAGGGGAATACTTCCCTGGCTGGTGTTACAAATAAATTGCAAATGTAGATGCAAAGATACTGTAAATGGACATAAAGCACAAACATTATGTGAGATTGATAGTGGGCATGGAAGCACAGTTAAATAATTAGTAGGGGAGAGAAAAAGACAAGGAGACACACAGAGTTAATGAAAGGGGATATAGAAATGATGTGAGAGGTTAAAAGAGACACTGAATGGGAAGTCAGAAAACAAGGTGATGGAGCAGAAATCAGAACGAGAATATGTGCTGCACTAATATGAACAATGGTAGGTAAATGTATGAAGTTGTAGtgtggattgttcagtgggagcaCAATTGTGGAGTTTCTGGTGGCATTTGTATCTGATACATTGATGTGTGGCCTTGTTGCTGCTTTTATATGTGCAGTGTTTAGTGGATATGTTATCCAGGTGTATGACATGGTCATCGTTGTGCTAAGCTGGCACTCATTCCTGGAATGTGGTCTGGTGTTTAGAGactaagggcccgatgatctaaagctctccgctctagtgagattatctaagaagtcttgtcagtactgtgagctGTTTATCTAACTATCCAGGAGATACCTGCAAACATTTAATGTAATTTCTGTCAATGATGGTAACTTTTTCATCATCAGGCCCCTGATGTGGTGATGGGTTTGTGTAGTTGTCAGTAAATAGGATACTCCGATGTACTGAAACAAATGTGCTGAGCTAAAGAAGATGAATAGAGATGCTGTAAAAAGGGAACAAGGTTTGTTGAGGTATAAGAAGGGTTAAATAAAACTATACATAACTGTATGTCATGCATAAAACAGTGTGTGGTGTCTTACGTGAGCTTACTTTTATAGTCACCTTGAGAAAATCTGAAGAAAAGGGGGGTGGCTGAGCCAgtagttttttccttttttatctcCGTTCAACGAGGACAAAagtaataaaatttaatttgtttATGGCATAAAACTCCTTATCAAATGTACTGCAGTTCTGTAATTTCCCTTTCTTTCAGGTTTGTATTGATGTTTCTATATAAATATTCCTCACCATTGTGCttgcaatatatgtttttttattgtcatgttttgtgaaactaaatatGCTAAGTAAGGAGGCCTGACGAGCTTTTAGAGCTACTGAATGCAGACAATCTCTTGTACTAGACTTACTATTAAATAGCATAGCATAAGGTTGTGATACTGTAAGggccacagaggtaaaaaatgtcaAAAACAGTTATTAATAGTGGCAAAATTACACTGTGTTAAAAACTATACTATGAATGCATCCAAACTCAATGACTTTACTCCTAGAGAGATGTGCAATACTTTGCATCCAAGAGGTCAATGCTACTCTTAATCCTAGTTCTGATTCTAACCTTTACCTTAAACCTAACCTTATGATGTTAGCCGCTTGTCTCATGTGCAATGGATCAATCCAGAGAAGACAAACATGGGACAGCAGTAGTGTTGACTACTCTATGTTTTAAAAAAGGAGAGTGATAGAGGTTGGATGGGGAAGTTGCGGCCCAATAAAAAGCACAAGAGGTCTGCATTTTCATTCAAAGCCTTAGGTTGAGCAACTCTGATCTAGATAAAGTTACGGTGCAGGGAGTTAGGTAGCTGGGCTACTCAAAGGCTAACAATGTGCAGTTGCTTCCATTTTCAGCTTGTGCCATGTATGTGGGAAGCAAaggaaaatgtgcacagttttactgaaaaattaattttaatttattgtttgtttgtatttttatgcctCGACTGTGCCATTTATCACACAGAGGAGGCTCAGATATCTTCCTTTATAGAACTGATCCCATATCCTTATTTAATAAGCTTTAaggaatagatagatgatacatatatATCCCCAATTAAACAGCACATTATTAATATCGATAGTAATAAACCATCACATGCTTCATTGAGCATAAATAACTACCTctgcatattaaaaaaacaatcaCTGTAAATGTactgcaaaaataatatttttatatttatattgtgtagGCTACGATACATAGGCTGTTTTGTAaggttttcttttctctctccccagATATCAGCGGGATGAGATTCCCACATTATGTACACACCCTGCAGCTGGAAGCCTGGCACACACTGATGGAATTCACTTCGATGATGCACAGTACAAACCAGGTTCGCTTCAGGTGGATGCTTGAAGCGCTTGATCTTATCAAACGAGTTGATGCCAATGTTATTACAGAACTTTTTTTTAAACCAATCTCAGGAGAGATCAATTTGGAAGATCTGTTGCTTGAAACCTTGTTCACCAAGTAGCACAAACTGAAAAGAAAACTAGCAGCTACTGTTTACTTACAGCATACAGCAGAGTGGCATCCATATAGGACATGGCAACATGGTGGTGCCTTCACTTCTAATTAATACCCTCTTTTGAGCTGCTTCAGCCCTGTACTGCTTTGGTCAAACATATTATTGGGGGAATTATGTTGCAACATGTCTTCTGTGCAGATAAACAAAGCACTTAATGGACTTACATATACtctgattatatttttaaacagcaCCTTGAAATATATTGCATTTCAGAAGACACTATAAGGAATTTACTGCTGGACATACCACATGCATGTCTATTACGGAGATGCAAATCTATACATAATTCATCTCAGCCCCACCTTAGGTTGCCATTGCTCTTGGATAAATAATTGTACAGTATATTGTTGAAACTGAAGTTATAACAGGGCCCTTAGTTTTATATGTATTCTTTATTATTTACCCTGACTTGTCCTTGAAAATAGCAGCCATGGTGGTGAAATATTAGTAGGGT
This genomic stretch from Bombina bombina isolate aBomBom1 chromosome 4, aBomBom1.pri, whole genome shotgun sequence harbors:
- the LOC128655471 gene encoding nuclear receptor subfamily 0 group B member 2-like, giving the protein CSAVMACTSEKYRKCQCNRDPVNSILFQMLNKKNNTQHDSHLHICSSARGCPCEDNQKVSLKNPEVTCKKASEVLLKTVAFIRNVPSFYQLPQEDQMLLVQKCWAPLFVMGLAQDKVHFELQEQSAPSLLKKILLNQSDGVGDVSLRTDTNGVPLIDVKRIQMCLRKFWNLDICAKEYAYLKGLVLFNPDISGMRFPHYVHTLQLEAWHTLMEFTSMMHSTNQVRFRWMLEALDLIKRVDANVITELFFKPISGEINLEDLLLETLFTK